A single Papilio machaon chromosome 12, ilPapMach1.1, whole genome shotgun sequence DNA region contains:
- the LOC106719120 gene encoding RNA exonuclease 5, which produces MIIGNGPEEPTKKKRRKNLEAADKLNENEKPIGNEMLQKVRKKHIPNLRLKPAGDIASLLTAEQERIPLMLTDIQHLLLHSLFGNINLSQPPRWYVLDKGDHVSQTTCIILEGLSIQHWEKYHEQMLNSNKIFKHHIEILTPSVYNGSLVKELALVPLSENDKEAIIQKYGSMNLALEARKDLMVMMKAVFPIEDGDSDNFDYSTGDAYPRTQLILSAWQLIEDNYPLPLKGKLQNAYADYVMTKEEYKPVTAKSPMFGLDCEMCLTSVGSELTRVTIVNEKYESVYETLVKPYNDITDYLTRYSGITASLLENVNKRLEDVQKEIRHLLPPDAILVGHSLNTDLHALKMMHPYVIDTSVVFNITGERCRKPKLKVLAREFLNEIIQSGKEGHCSKEDAVAALKVVQLKLKKNLEFGDAVHTKRKQYKENMIKVKQKEEYALSIFNHIIEQKKTSIVVGCDNITGDYHTYLTQAKESFNSQLKKNKTKKVKLCTVDGVEEVISKLSESISEYNLAMAHLKLEINTDNALQQMLEIDAWIQRVWDSLKISGLFVIVFGGTTDTNGIAMMKVKDVT; this is translated from the exons ATGATTATCGGTAACGGTCCTGAAGAACCTACTAAAAAGAAGCGGCGTAAAAATTTAGAAGCAGCGG ataaattaaatgaaaatgagaAACCTATAGgtaatgaaatgttacaaaaggTTCGAAAAAAACACATACCTAACCTCAGACTAAAACCTGCTGGAGATATTGCATCTTTACTCACAGCCGAACAAGAAAGAATACCACTAATGCTCACTGATATACAGCACCTTCTTTTGCACTCCCTGTTTGGTAACATCAATTTGAGTCAACCTCCACGATGGTATGTTTTGGATAAGGGTGATCATGTCAGTCAAACAACATGCATCATCTTAGAAGGTCTTTCTATTCAACACTGGGAAAAATATCATGAACAAatgttaaattcaaataaaattttcaagcaTCATATAGAAATTCTTACTCCATCTGTATACAATGGTTCACTTGTTAAGGAGTTAGCTTTAGTACCACTGTCTGAAAATGATAAGGAAGCAATCATACAGAAATATGGAAGTATGAATTTAGCTTTAGAAGCTAGAAAAGATTTGATGGTTATGATGAAGGCAGTCTTTCCAATTGAAGATGGTGATAGTGACAATTTTGATTATTCAACTGGAGATGCCTATCCTAGAACACAACTCATATTGTCAGCATGGCAATTGATTGAAGACAATTATCCACTGCCTTTGAaaggaaaattacaaaatgctTATGCAGATTATGTAATGACCAAAGAGGAATATAAACCAGTTACAGCCAAATCACCAATGTTTGGTTTAGATTGTGAAATGTGTCTAACAAGTGTAGGTTCAGAATTAACACGGGTTACCATTGTTAATGAGAAATATGAAAGTGTATATGAAACATTAGTTAAGCCTTATAATGATATAACAGATTATTTAACTAGGTATTCTGGTATTACTGCATCATTATTggaaaatgttaacaagaGGTTAGAAGATGTTCAAAAAGAAATTAGACATTTATTACCCCCTGATGCCATTTTAGTTGGTCACTCACTTAATACAGATTTACATGCTTTAAAAATGATGCATCCCTATGTTATAGATACTAGTGTAGTATTTAATATCACTGGGGAAAGGTGTCGTAAACCTAAGCTGAAGGTGTTAGCTAGAGAAtttcttaatgaaattattcaatCTGGAAAAGAAGGCCATTGTTCTAAAGAAGATGCAGTAGCCGCTCTGAAAGTTGTACAgctgaaattgaaaaaaaacttagaattTGGTGATGCTGTTCATACTAAGAGAAAAcagtataaagaaaatatgataaaagtaaaacaaaaggAGGAATATgctttatcaatttttaatcatataaTAGAACAGAAGAAAACTTCAATTGTTGTTGGTTGTGATAACATTACAGGGGATTATCACACATACTTGACACAAGCAAAAGAAAGCTTTAACTCTCAGTTGAAAAAGAACAAGACGAAAAAGGTGAAACTTTGCACTGTAGATGGTGTGGAAGAAGTTATATCTAAGCTCTCTGAATCCATTAGTGAATATAATTTAGCTATGGCACATCTTAAATTAGAAATCAACACTGATAATGCATTACAACAAATGCTTGAGATTGATGCATGGATTCAAAGAGTGTGGGATAGTTTAAAGATTTCAggtttgtttgttattgtatttgGTGGGACTACAGATACCAATGGTATTGCCATGATGAAAGTAAAAGATGTAACATGA